Proteins from a single region of Candidatus Binatia bacterium:
- a CDS encoding DUF5069 domain-containing protein, giving the protein MDALDLTRRPPRSPREPLSGLDLLMLARTVDKLRATLPGGNIGAYQITGFSSRLLLKLDIAEAALRDVIARASSDADVAAWIREHTDANVYPEINEGFERMTIGERLGDAEFVRRYPIASKLPPEASRLDLLAADDAEAFGGR; this is encoded by the coding sequence ATGGATGCGCTCGATTTGACCCGGCGGCCGCCGAGGAGTCCGCGCGAGCCCTTGTCCGGGCTCGATCTTTTGATGCTGGCTCGAACCGTCGATAAGCTTCGCGCGACGCTGCCTGGCGGCAACATCGGCGCCTACCAAATTACCGGGTTTAGCTCGCGTCTGCTTCTAAAGCTGGACATCGCGGAGGCCGCCCTGCGCGACGTCATCGCGCGAGCAAGCTCGGATGCGGACGTCGCCGCGTGGATCCGCGAGCACACCGATGCGAACGTTTATCCGGAGATCAACGAAGGATTCGAACGCATGACGATCGGCGAGCGCCTCGGCGACGCGGAGTTCGTTCGGCGCTATCCCATCGCGAGCAAGTTGCCGCCGGAAGCGTCGCGCCTGGATTTGCTCGCCGCAGACGACGCGGAAGCGTTCGGTGGGCGCTAA
- the murC gene encoding UDP-N-acetylmuramate--L-alanine ligase: protein MTDFHLIGVGGIGMSAIARILIARGETVSGSDVAVTPLIEQLRREGVRIAIGHDPRNVEKARTVVVSSAIDRRNPECVAAARRGIPLLHRGEMLARLLHGRRGIAICGTHGKTTTTAMTHAVLRSGGIDAGLVLGGIDFSLDTNAYDGSAAWFVTEADESDGSFALLDPTIAIVTNIENDHLTSDDELPGLVRAFGEFLGKLPDDGLAIVGSDNPLAGSLTAHDLRAKVVTYGLDSQTVRAGPVDFENFGSRFDAYAGDEKLGRVELRVPGAMNVQNALAALAVGHELGVPFAAIARALRAFHGVRRRFDVLARDGRMTLVDDYAHHPTAVRATIAAARRYHPGELVVAFQPHRYTRTAFLSSEFADALSGADKVYLAPVYAASEPAIPGVSERSIGDALTSTGGSVTYVARVEDLEDRILDETPAGAMVLMLGAGNITDVATRLAQRLRSPALHGAAAANA from the coding sequence GTGACGGACTTTCACCTCATCGGCGTCGGCGGCATCGGCATGAGCGCGATCGCGCGCATCCTGATCGCCCGCGGCGAGACGGTCTCCGGTTCGGACGTCGCCGTAACGCCTCTGATCGAGCAGCTCCGCCGCGAGGGAGTGCGGATCGCGATCGGCCACGACCCGCGCAACGTGGAGAAGGCTCGCACCGTCGTCGTCAGTTCCGCGATAGATCGCCGCAATCCGGAGTGTGTGGCGGCGGCGCGGCGGGGGATTCCGCTCTTGCACCGCGGCGAGATGCTCGCGCGGCTGCTCCACGGGCGCCGCGGCATCGCGATTTGCGGAACCCATGGCAAAACGACTACGACTGCGATGACCCACGCGGTCCTGCGCTCCGGCGGCATCGACGCCGGGCTCGTGCTCGGCGGCATCGACTTCTCGCTCGACACGAACGCCTACGACGGCAGCGCGGCGTGGTTCGTCACGGAGGCCGACGAGTCCGACGGCTCGTTCGCACTGCTCGATCCCACGATCGCGATAGTGACGAACATCGAGAACGACCACCTCACCAGCGACGACGAGCTTCCCGGGCTGGTGCGCGCGTTCGGCGAGTTCCTCGGTAAGCTTCCCGACGACGGCCTCGCGATCGTGGGCAGCGACAACCCGCTGGCCGGATCGCTCACCGCGCACGACCTGCGCGCAAAGGTCGTCACCTACGGCCTCGACTCGCAGACGGTTCGCGCGGGCCCAGTCGACTTTGAAAATTTCGGGTCGCGCTTCGACGCGTACGCCGGCGACGAGAAGCTGGGCCGCGTCGAGCTGCGCGTGCCGGGCGCGATGAACGTCCAGAACGCCCTCGCCGCCTTGGCGGTCGGCCACGAGCTCGGCGTGCCGTTCGCGGCAATTGCGCGAGCACTGCGGGCGTTCCACGGCGTGCGCCGCCGCTTTGACGTTCTGGCGCGCGACGGACGCATGACGCTCGTCGACGACTACGCGCACCATCCGACCGCCGTGCGCGCGACGATCGCGGCGGCGCGCCGCTACCATCCCGGCGAGCTCGTCGTCGCCTTCCAGCCGCACCGCTATACGCGCACGGCGTTTCTCTCGAGCGAGTTCGCGGACGCGCTGAGCGGCGCGGACAAGGTCTATCTCGCGCCGGTATACGCCGCGTCGGAACCCGCGATTCCGGGCGTGAGCGAACGGTCGATCGGAGACGCGCTCACGTCCACGGGCGGAAGCGTGACCTACGTCGCGCGCGTCGAGGATCTCGAAGACCGAATTCTCGACGAGACTCCGGCAGGCGCGATGGTGCTGATGCTCGGCGCCGGCAACATCACGGACGTCGCCACTCGCTTGGCGCAACGCCTGCGCTCTCCGGCCTTACACGGCGCCGCGGCGGCCAACGCATGA
- the murD gene encoding UDP-N-acetylmuramoyl-L-alanine--D-glutamate ligase, whose protein sequence is MGYREMKDGFRFGTGETILVIGLGKSGLACIEVLRELGVTIFATDEKSREQLADAVAAAESFGARFVEAADVAGIVEGLSCAVLSPGIPPTSPVARRMYHANVPVLGEIELAYRLCNAPIVAVTGTKGKSTTTALIGHLLRSCGLSVRVGGNIGNPLIKEVRGAAADSWVVAEVSSFQLETIRAFKPRVAVLLNVSPDHLDRYHSMEEYAEAKYRICANQSLTDWFVGNLDDPMVSVLHWRRGDTRVQARQLWFSLRGGDEATMYLRDGMLTYAPVAGDPRPISIMPSAEIPLAGEHNLENAMAALLAALAVGCRPAALRVALATFAPMSHRLETVADIDGVRYVDDSKATNPAAVVAALRTYDRPIVLIAGGRSKGGDFDALGAEIRDRVETLVVIGESAAAIRAVAGGVPVVEAFSMEEAVQHARRLAREGDVVLLSPGCASFDMFASADDRGERFAAAVAALREPAGA, encoded by the coding sequence ATGGGCTATCGTGAGATGAAGGACGGGTTTCGGTTCGGCACCGGCGAGACGATCCTCGTCATCGGGCTCGGGAAAAGCGGATTAGCGTGCATCGAGGTGCTGCGCGAGCTCGGCGTCACGATTTTTGCGACCGACGAGAAGTCCCGCGAACAGCTGGCCGACGCGGTAGCGGCTGCCGAGTCGTTCGGCGCGCGCTTCGTCGAAGCTGCCGACGTCGCAGGCATCGTCGAGGGGCTTAGCTGTGCCGTGCTTTCGCCCGGCATTCCGCCGACCTCGCCGGTCGCGCGGCGCATGTATCACGCAAACGTGCCGGTTCTTGGGGAGATCGAGCTCGCCTATCGTCTCTGCAACGCGCCGATCGTCGCCGTCACCGGAACGAAGGGCAAATCCACTACGACCGCGCTGATCGGGCATCTGCTGCGCAGCTGCGGCCTGTCCGTTCGCGTCGGCGGCAACATCGGCAATCCGCTGATCAAGGAAGTGCGCGGCGCGGCCGCCGACTCGTGGGTCGTGGCCGAGGTCTCCTCGTTCCAACTCGAGACGATTCGCGCGTTCAAGCCGCGCGTCGCCGTGCTGCTCAACGTGTCGCCCGACCATCTCGACCGCTACCATTCGATGGAAGAGTACGCGGAAGCCAAATATCGAATCTGCGCCAACCAGTCGCTGACGGATTGGTTCGTCGGCAATCTCGACGACCCGATGGTGAGCGTGCTGCACTGGAGGCGCGGCGACACCCGCGTGCAGGCCAGGCAGCTCTGGTTCAGCCTCCGCGGCGGCGACGAGGCGACGATGTACCTGCGCGACGGCATGCTGACCTACGCGCCGGTCGCCGGCGACCCGCGGCCGATTTCGATCATGCCCAGTGCAGAGATTCCGCTCGCGGGCGAGCACAACTTAGAAAACGCGATGGCGGCGCTGTTGGCCGCGCTCGCGGTCGGCTGCCGTCCCGCGGCGCTGCGCGTCGCGCTGGCCACGTTCGCGCCGATGTCGCATCGCCTGGAAACCGTCGCCGATATCGACGGCGTCCGCTACGTCGACGATTCGAAGGCGACGAATCCGGCGGCGGTCGTCGCGGCTTTGCGCACCTACGATCGGCCGATCGTACTGATCGCGGGCGGACGCTCGAAGGGCGGCGACTTCGACGCGCTGGGAGCGGAGATTCGCGACCGCGTCGAGACGCTGGTCGTGATCGGCGAGTCCGCGGCGGCGATTCGCGCGGTCGCAGGCGGCGTGCCCGTCGTGGAGGCCTTCTCTATGGAAGAGGCCGTGCAGCACGCGAGGCGTCTGGCGCGCGAAGGCGACGTGGTGCTGCTGTCGCCGGGGTGCGCGTCGTTCGACATGTTCGCTTCGGCTGACGATCGGGGCGAACGGTTCGCCGCCGCCGTCGCGGCGCTGCGGGAGCCGGCCGGTGCATAG
- a CDS encoding D-alanine--D-alanine ligase, which produces MQRNVTVAVVMGGSSAEREISLRTGSEVMRALLALGYDARSLDYDEQFVDALRELKPDAVFIALHGPGGEDGHVQALLEYLSIPYTGSGLEAAALSMDKHLTKKLLAAEGLPTPVWDLFDLTGGTLPLLPGSLDLPLVVKPRFEGSSAGIAIVHTHEEWTSAMLEASKSYAQILAEEYLQGREFTCAVLGEEALPIIEIVANRDGFYSYGAKYEPGGSTHIVPAQIDEGLAARLQMLGLSAHRLLGLRDYSRSDFIVTRDNRPYLLEVNSLPGLTPVSLVPDACAAAGIGFEALIDRLVGYALARAELRDAVA; this is translated from the coding sequence ATGCAACGTAACGTTACCGTCGCCGTCGTCATGGGCGGCAGCAGCGCCGAGCGCGAGATCTCGCTCCGTACCGGGTCGGAGGTGATGCGCGCGCTGCTTGCGCTCGGCTACGACGCTCGATCGCTGGACTACGACGAGCAGTTCGTGGATGCGCTACGCGAGCTCAAGCCCGACGCCGTCTTCATCGCGCTGCACGGACCCGGCGGAGAGGACGGCCACGTTCAAGCGCTGCTCGAGTATCTCTCGATACCCTACACGGGGAGCGGATTGGAAGCGGCCGCGCTCTCGATGGACAAGCACCTCACGAAGAAGCTCCTGGCCGCCGAAGGCCTGCCCACGCCCGTCTGGGATCTCTTCGACCTCACCGGCGGGACGCTGCCGCTACTTCCCGGGTCGCTCGATCTGCCGCTGGTCGTCAAGCCGCGCTTCGAGGGATCCTCCGCGGGCATCGCCATCGTGCACACCCACGAGGAATGGACCAGCGCGATGCTCGAGGCGTCCAAATCCTACGCGCAAATCCTCGCCGAAGAGTACCTGCAGGGCCGCGAGTTCACGTGCGCGGTGCTCGGCGAGGAGGCGCTGCCGATCATAGAAATCGTCGCGAATCGCGACGGCTTCTACAGCTACGGCGCAAAGTACGAGCCCGGCGGAAGCACTCACATCGTGCCGGCGCAAATCGACGAGGGACTCGCCGCGCGCCTTCAGATGCTAGGCCTGTCGGCGCATCGGCTGCTCGGCTTGCGCGACTACTCACGCAGCGATTTCATCGTCACGCGCGACAACCGTCCGTATCTCTTAGAAGTGAACTCTCTGCCGGGTTTGACGCCGGTCAGCCTCGTGCCGGACGCCTGCGCCGCCGCGGGGATCGGGTTCGAAGCGTTGATCGACCGTCTCGTCGGTTACGCACTTGCACGCGCGGAACTGCGCGACGCGGTGGCTTAG
- a CDS encoding coenzyme F420-0:L-glutamate ligase: MSLALQSLKVNHAEAPPGLIAIPVRTPLVRPGDDLIATVAQAVRGIARPGDVVAVSESAVAVAQGEFVVAELVRPSRLAYALSRRAGALATMSQPESVQLVIDRAGVWKVIYATLLHVIARARGRRGAFYEVLGEAIAAFDGYTGTMPPYERAIVFSPSDPQGTARAFRERTGIECAVVDANDLGKAKVLGASDAVHAGAVEAALMHNPHGNSDEQTPVVVLKWRGHGPDPLLSSVS, translated from the coding sequence GTGAGCCTCGCGTTGCAGAGCCTAAAGGTCAATCACGCCGAAGCGCCGCCCGGCCTGATCGCGATTCCCGTGCGCACGCCGCTCGTACGCCCCGGCGACGATCTGATCGCGACGGTCGCCCAGGCCGTGCGCGGCATCGCTCGTCCCGGCGACGTCGTCGCCGTCTCGGAGAGCGCCGTCGCGGTCGCGCAGGGTGAGTTCGTCGTGGCAGAACTCGTCCGGCCGTCGCGGCTCGCGTACGCGCTCTCGCGGCGCGCCGGCGCGCTCGCGACGATGAGCCAGCCGGAATCCGTGCAGCTGGTGATCGACCGCGCCGGCGTGTGGAAGGTGATCTACGCGACGCTCTTACACGTGATCGCGCGCGCCCGCGGACGGCGCGGCGCATTTTACGAGGTGCTCGGCGAAGCGATCGCGGCATTCGATGGCTACACGGGCACGATGCCGCCCTACGAGCGCGCGATCGTATTCTCGCCCAGCGATCCGCAGGGCACCGCGCGCGCGTTTCGCGAGCGCACCGGCATCGAGTGCGCTGTGGTCGACGCGAACGATCTCGGCAAGGCCAAGGTGCTGGGTGCATCCGACGCCGTCCACGCCGGCGCCGTTGAGGCGGCCCTGATGCACAATCCGCACGGCAACAGCGACGAACAGACGCCGGTCGTCGTGCTCAAGTGGCGCGGCCACGGACCAGATCCACTGTTGAGCTCAGTATCGTGA
- the ftsW gene encoding putative lipid II flippase FtsW: protein MHSSATLRRRDASGSRLPSYAAAPLDTVLFTAVAALVGIGLVMVFSASSATAYAEHGDIAYYLKRQLVWLAVGLAGAYAVYRMEYHRLRALAPYLLLAAFIGLGLVFVPHVGLGVNGGRRWIGAAGISVEPSEFAKLALVIYLSAVLSARGERITSLARGLVPLCVPVALMAVLVLKEPDMGTASLLVFTAFALFFAAGARVVHLAAVTLATVPFAALTVLASPYRRARIFAFVDPWKDPLNTGFHIVQSLLALGSGGLFGVGLGASRAKFFYLPEQYTDFIFSVLGEELGLIGTLAVIALFITLAYRAIRIALAAPDRFGFFLAIGCAAMITIQAFVNIGVVSSSWPVTGVPLPFISFGGSSLVVNLLAVALIANVGRHRRISGRE from the coding sequence GTGCATAGCTCGGCAACGCTGCGGAGACGTGACGCGTCGGGCTCCCGTCTGCCGTCGTACGCAGCCGCGCCGCTCGACACCGTGTTGTTCACGGCGGTCGCCGCGCTGGTCGGCATCGGTCTGGTCATGGTCTTCTCCGCATCGAGCGCAACGGCGTACGCCGAGCACGGCGACATCGCGTATTACCTCAAGCGCCAACTCGTCTGGCTCGCCGTCGGCTTGGCCGGCGCGTACGCGGTCTACCGCATGGAGTACCACCGCTTGAGGGCGCTCGCGCCATACCTTTTGCTGGCAGCGTTCATCGGGCTCGGGCTGGTCTTCGTGCCGCACGTCGGCCTGGGGGTCAACGGCGGCCGCCGCTGGATCGGCGCGGCGGGTATCAGCGTGGAGCCGTCGGAGTTTGCCAAGCTCGCGCTCGTGATCTATCTCTCCGCCGTGCTCTCCGCGCGCGGCGAGCGCATCACGTCGCTGGCGCGCGGGCTCGTGCCGCTGTGCGTTCCCGTAGCGCTCATGGCCGTGCTCGTACTCAAAGAGCCCGACATGGGAACCGCGAGCCTCTTGGTCTTCACGGCGTTCGCCCTGTTCTTCGCAGCCGGCGCGCGCGTCGTTCACCTCGCCGCGGTCACCCTGGCGACGGTGCCCTTTGCGGCCCTCACCGTGCTCGCGAGCCCGTACCGGCGGGCGCGCATCTTCGCCTTCGTCGATCCCTGGAAGGACCCGCTGAACACTGGCTTTCACATCGTGCAGTCCCTGCTCGCACTCGGAAGCGGCGGCCTCTTCGGCGTCGGCTTAGGTGCCTCGCGCGCGAAGTTCTTTTATCTGCCGGAGCAGTATACCGACTTCATCTTCTCGGTCCTCGGCGAGGAGCTCGGCCTGATCGGGACGCTCGCCGTCATCGCCCTCTTCATCACGCTGGCGTACCGGGCCATTCGAATCGCGCTGGCCGCGCCCGATCGCTTCGGATTCTTTCTCGCCATCGGATGCGCAGCGATGATAACGATCCAGGCCTTCGTCAACATCGGCGTCGTCTCGTCGTCGTGGCCCGTCACCGGCGTTCCGCTTCCGTTTATTTCGTTCGGAGGCAGCTCGCTCGTCGTCAACCTGCTCGCCGTCGCACTCATCGCCAACGTCGGACGCCATAGAAGAATCAGCGGGCGAGAGTGA
- the murF gene encoding UDP-N-acetylmuramoyl-tripeptide--D-alanyl-D-alanine ligase: MNIPLDAALRATGATLRDAESAPASLRVSTDTRTIEPGDTFVALRGERYDGHDYAAEAARRGAAMLVLERPDPQTPGTPAMLVRDGLQAYMALAGRARELFHGRVVAITGSTGKTTTKEFLAQLLAVRYGDRVLAAPGNENNEIGVSKLLLRADNAEHDVLVVEMGARKYGDVAELVQIARPDIGILTNVGEAHLEIIGSRERLADTKWALFGAGARAVLNAGDEVSRARAAALRDEAHWFVAVPQAGGLDRYERLQTLTALVGDHHLLTRAEGGAHSVEVHLHVAGEYNRANAAGAAAGALELGVRLDDIAPRLADLQPPPGRYDSIVIGGGIRLIYDAYNANASSMIAALDAFGAEAATRRIAVLASMAELGDESRVLHERVGAHAAGRVDVLVVQGEFAAELARGAERAGLGPAQIVCVGANAQAARWLREHARRGDVVLLKGSRKYKLEEIVEELQA; this comes from the coding sequence ATGAATATCCCACTCGACGCGGCATTGCGCGCCACCGGGGCGACGCTGAGGGACGCCGAATCGGCGCCGGCCTCGCTGCGCGTCAGCACCGACACCCGAACGATCGAACCCGGCGACACCTTCGTCGCGCTGCGCGGGGAGCGTTACGACGGGCACGACTACGCCGCGGAGGCGGCGCGGCGCGGCGCGGCGATGCTAGTGCTCGAGCGGCCGGACCCCCAGACGCCAGGAACGCCGGCGATGCTCGTTCGAGACGGTTTGCAGGCCTACATGGCCCTGGCCGGCCGCGCCCGCGAGCTCTTCCACGGACGGGTGGTTGCGATCACCGGAAGCACCGGCAAGACGACCACGAAGGAGTTTCTCGCGCAGCTGCTCGCGGTGCGCTACGGAGATCGCGTGCTCGCGGCTCCGGGTAACGAGAACAACGAGATCGGGGTCAGCAAGCTCCTGCTGCGCGCGGACAATGCGGAACACGACGTACTCGTGGTCGAGATGGGAGCGCGAAAGTACGGCGACGTGGCCGAGCTCGTTCAGATCGCGCGGCCCGACATCGGCATCCTCACCAACGTCGGCGAGGCGCACTTGGAGATCATCGGATCGCGCGAGCGGCTGGCCGACACGAAGTGGGCCCTGTTCGGCGCCGGCGCTCGCGCGGTGCTCAACGCCGGCGACGAAGTGTCGCGCGCGCGCGCTGCGGCGCTGCGTGACGAGGCGCATTGGTTCGTCGCGGTGCCCCAAGCCGGCGGCCTGGATCGCTACGAGCGGCTGCAGACCCTGACCGCACTGGTCGGAGATCACCATTTGCTGACGCGCGCCGAGGGGGGCGCGCATTCCGTCGAAGTTCACCTGCACGTGGCCGGCGAATACAACCGCGCCAACGCGGCGGGCGCGGCCGCCGGCGCTCTGGAGCTGGGCGTTCGGCTCGACGATATCGCGCCGCGCCTTGCCGATCTGCAGCCTCCGCCGGGACGCTACGACAGCATCGTGATCGGCGGCGGAATCCGGCTGATCTACGACGCGTACAACGCCAATGCAAGCAGCATGATCGCGGCGCTCGACGCCTTCGGCGCGGAGGCCGCAACGCGCCGCATCGCCGTCCTCGCGTCGATGGCGGAGCTGGGCGACGAATCGCGCGTCTTGCACGAGCGCGTCGGTGCGCACGCCGCCGGAAGAGTGGACGTGCTCGTCGTCCAGGGCGAGTTCGCGGCGGAGCTCGCGCGCGGTGCGGAGCGCGCGGGACTCGGTCCAGCACAGATCGTTTGCGTCGGCGCCAATGCCCAGGCTGCGCGCTGGCTGCGCGAACACGCGCGCCGCGGCGACGTCGTGTTGCTGAAGGGCTCGCGCAAATACAAGCTCGAGGAAATCGTAGAGGAGCTGCAAGCGTGA
- the murB gene encoding UDP-N-acetylmuramate dehydrogenase — protein MSATTARATATLLRHDDREALSGIFGERVRFDEPLAPYTSWKIGGPADAFVTACDDAELAQLLSFCLRRRMPFWVLGGGSNVLVGDGGVRGIVVRLAGEFAAVHVRSGESEVVVDAGGSADMALVTGKAASAGAGGIDSLAGIPGTVGGSLRMNAGTDREIGEFVRTVWVQSPSRPEPHEVGVRYLYRRSTLERDVIVSRVTLAFDRSSVREVREDLQTRLIRRKKTQPIALPNAGSCFRNPDGDKAARLIESVGAKGWREGGAEVSPLHANFINNVGGATAKDVATLLARVRRAVRDRCGVELQLEVHLVGVFIDAT, from the coding sequence ATGAGCGCGACCACCGCGCGCGCGACGGCCACTCTCCTGCGCCACGACGACCGCGAGGCGCTGAGCGGGATCTTCGGCGAGCGCGTGCGGTTCGACGAGCCGCTCGCGCCATACACGTCGTGGAAGATCGGCGGCCCGGCGGACGCGTTCGTGACGGCCTGCGACGACGCCGAGCTCGCGCAGCTGCTGAGCTTTTGCCTGCGGCGGCGCATGCCGTTCTGGGTTCTCGGCGGCGGGAGCAACGTGCTCGTCGGCGACGGCGGGGTGCGCGGTATCGTGGTCCGATTGGCGGGCGAGTTCGCCGCCGTGCACGTTCGCAGCGGCGAGAGCGAGGTCGTCGTCGACGCCGGGGGGTCGGCCGACATGGCCCTGGTGACGGGCAAGGCGGCGTCGGCGGGGGCGGGCGGTATCGATTCGCTGGCCGGGATCCCGGGGACGGTCGGCGGATCGCTGCGGATGAACGCGGGCACCGACCGCGAGATCGGCGAGTTCGTCCGGACGGTCTGGGTGCAGTCACCGAGCCGGCCGGAGCCGCACGAGGTCGGCGTGCGCTACCTCTATCGGCGCTCGACGCTCGAGCGCGACGTGATCGTGTCGCGCGTGACGCTGGCGTTCGATCGCAGCAGCGTCCGTGAGGTGCGCGAGGACTTGCAGACGCGTCTCATCCGGCGCAAGAAGACGCAGCCGATCGCGTTGCCCAACGCGGGCTCATGCTTCCGCAATCCGGACGGCGACAAAGCCGCCCGCCTCATTGAGTCGGTGGGAGCTAAGGGGTGGCGCGAGGGCGGCGCGGAAGTTTCTCCGCTGCACGCCAACTTCATCAACAACGTCGGAGGAGCGACGGCAAAAGACGTAGCCACGCTGCTCGCACGCGTCCGGCGCGCGGTGCGCGACCGGTGCGGAGTCGAGCTGCAGCTCGAGGTGCACTTAGTCGGGGTCTTCATTGATGCAACGTAA
- the mraY gene encoding phospho-N-acetylmuramoyl-pentapeptide-transferase: MNAALGLLFWALVGLAIAGASGLLLLVLLGRLRVVQHAYEDAPQTHREKTGTPTMGGLVFVVALAAAFAVARGALLGDLLVLVVLCAVIGAVDDIVKVRGGANRGLPARTKLLATALAATIFLRAIDGRPSFPSDVLFHAGAFAIAAPHWLWFVLGVLSVTGTVHAVNLTDGLDGLAAGTMIPPLALFALVAAATGVPAAAIGASTGAGACAAFLMFNRHPARLFMGDTGSLALGALLSGVAILSGEMLLLIVAGAVFVAEAVSVILQVSYFKATGGKRIFRMSPLHHHFEMIGWPETKVTARFWLASLLCSLVGWAIVR, translated from the coding sequence GTGAACGCCGCACTCGGGCTTTTGTTTTGGGCGCTCGTCGGGTTGGCGATAGCCGGAGCGTCCGGATTGCTATTGCTCGTCCTGCTCGGGCGGCTGCGCGTGGTGCAGCACGCCTACGAAGACGCTCCGCAGACGCATCGCGAGAAGACCGGAACGCCGACGATGGGCGGCCTGGTCTTCGTCGTGGCGCTTGCCGCCGCGTTCGCGGTTGCGCGCGGCGCACTGCTCGGCGATCTCCTCGTTCTCGTCGTTCTCTGCGCCGTCATCGGGGCGGTCGACGACATCGTGAAGGTGCGCGGCGGCGCGAATCGCGGGCTGCCGGCGCGCACGAAGCTCCTGGCGACGGCGCTGGCCGCGACGATTTTCCTGCGCGCGATCGACGGCCGGCCGTCGTTTCCATCAGACGTGCTCTTCCACGCCGGAGCGTTCGCGATTGCGGCGCCGCACTGGCTCTGGTTCGTGCTCGGCGTTCTCTCCGTGACCGGGACGGTTCACGCGGTCAACTTGACCGACGGCCTCGACGGTCTCGCGGCCGGCACGATGATCCCGCCGCTCGCGCTTTTCGCGCTCGTCGCCGCGGCGACGGGCGTTCCCGCCGCCGCGATCGGCGCGAGCACCGGTGCCGGCGCGTGCGCCGCCTTCCTCATGTTCAACCGGCATCCGGCGCGGCTCTTTATGGGAGATACCGGTTCGCTTGCGCTCGGCGCGCTGCTCTCGGGCGTCGCGATCCTGAGCGGCGAGATGCTGCTGCTGATCGTCGCCGGAGCTGTCTTCGTCGCCGAAGCGGTTTCGGTGATCCTTCAGGTGTCGTATTTCAAGGCCACGGGCGGCAAGCGCATCTTCCGTATGAGCCCCCTGCACCATCACTTCGAGATGATCGGCTGGCCCGAAACGAAGGTGACGGCGCGCTTCTGGCTTGCATCGCTGCTCTGTTCGTTGGTAGGATGGGCTATCGTGAGATGA
- a CDS encoding UDP-N-acetylglucosamine--N-acetylmuramyl-(pentapeptide) pyrophosphoryl-undecaprenol N-acetylglucosamine transferase, whose protein sequence is MTVVFAGGGTGGHLYPAIAIADALRARAATVAFIGSADRLETTIVPNAGYPLYTIAAHSLPRGLSLRIFRAIAANVKGTMQSLGLLRAQRPDLVVATGGYVSFPVALAARIRRLLRLSRAPLVLLEPNASPGLTNRLLAPIVDEVWRSVPIRASLLRLPPRQDAAARLGLDASRKTLVAVGGSQGARAINDALLRLASQSGVPAGWQLLHLTGETDYERVAAAYAACTEARVVARAYLEDMADAYAVADLLLTRAGASTLGELSVLGKPAIVVPYPFAAEGHQAANAARLAAAGAVVVLADRDLPDALPAVLAQTTEPQRLAALSENAGRTQGSDPLVAILARIDSLVPRRDER, encoded by the coding sequence GTGACCGTCGTCTTTGCCGGCGGCGGCACGGGGGGACACCTCTATCCCGCCATCGCGATCGCCGATGCGCTGCGCGCGCGCGCCGCGACCGTGGCGTTCATCGGCTCCGCCGACCGCCTCGAGACGACGATCGTGCCGAACGCCGGCTATCCCCTCTACACGATCGCCGCCCACTCGCTGCCGCGCGGGCTCTCGCTGCGGATCTTTCGCGCGATTGCGGCGAACGTCAAAGGCACTATGCAGAGCCTAGGTCTTCTGCGCGCCCAGCGTCCCGATCTGGTCGTCGCTACGGGTGGCTACGTCAGCTTCCCCGTCGCCCTCGCCGCGCGCATCCGGCGCCTGCTGCGCCTGTCGCGCGCACCGCTGGTTCTGCTCGAGCCCAACGCGTCTCCCGGTTTGACGAACCGGTTGCTCGCGCCGATCGTCGACGAGGTGTGGCGCAGCGTTCCGATCCGCGCCTCGCTGTTACGTCTGCCCCCACGCCAAGACGCCGCGGCCCGGCTCGGGCTCGACGCGTCGCGAAAGACACTCGTGGCGGTCGGCGGAAGCCAGGGCGCGCGCGCGATCAACGACGCGCTACTGCGCCTCGCGTCGCAGAGCGGCGTCCCAGCCGGCTGGCAGCTACTGCATCTGACTGGTGAGACCGATTACGAGCGCGTGGCGGCTGCATATGCCGCGTGCACCGAAGCCCGAGTCGTCGCGCGAGCCTATCTCGAGGACATGGCCGACGCGTACGCGGTCGCCGATCTGCTGCTGACGCGAGCCGGCGCGTCGACGCTGGGCGAGTTGAGCGTTCTCGGAAAACCCGCGATCGTCGTGCCGTACCCGTTCGCGGCGGAGGGGCACCAGGCTGCGAACGCGGCTCGGCTCGCGGCGGCGGGCGCGGTCGTCGTGCTCGCCGACCGAGACCTTCCGGACGCTCTGCCGGCGGTGCTCGCGCAGACCACCGAACCGCAACGGCTCGCGGCGCTGAGCGAAAACGCGGGGCGCACGCAGGGGAGCGATCCTCTCGTCGCGATTCTCGCCCGGATCGACAGCTTGGTACCTCGAAGGGACGAGCGGTGA